In Terriglobus sp. TAA 43, a single window of DNA contains:
- a CDS encoding cell wall metabolism sensor histidine kinase WalK, whose translation MNSYTIRFRLTLWYSGLVVLTVLLLGAAVYGAAAWGVREAADQELVSGLNGIDAFLQHKLAIHDMDNLGEELREHSALMPRGKMFRVLDANGKLVYQPDLMIPVASAPTNARDLQGANQLRSGHSYRTMSRIAHVGTYLFTLQAAVDQTQYDQLLNRIMFLLVCCIPVGGCLAALVGRWMSGKVLAPVHRITATAQTIDARHLELRLSLQGNGDELDQLSNTINSMLDRISESYDRIAQFTADASHELRAPVAVVRSTAELLLMDITDRTRVQRGLNDIVEESDSMARLLSDLLTLARGGLEEYTGNKELFDLSASVSAMTPRARTQAALKNIKLISESNDGPLAVQGNQVVAERVLMILVDNAIRYTHSGGTIRLTTWREDRRCGFTIVDSGIGIAKEHRDKIFERFYRVDSARTPGDGSSGLGLAIAKSLLDLHGGNIRVESELGKGSSFEVSFSVASHEGERNLISPPHA comes from the coding sequence ATGAACTCCTATACGATCCGTTTCCGACTCACACTTTGGTACAGCGGCCTCGTTGTATTGACTGTGCTGCTCCTCGGTGCCGCTGTGTACGGGGCTGCGGCGTGGGGCGTGCGCGAAGCCGCCGATCAGGAGCTCGTCTCAGGCCTCAACGGTATCGATGCCTTTCTCCAGCACAAGCTGGCAATTCACGACATGGACAATCTGGGCGAGGAGCTTCGAGAACACTCCGCACTCATGCCCCGCGGCAAGATGTTCCGCGTTCTTGATGCGAATGGCAAGCTTGTTTACCAGCCGGATTTGATGATCCCTGTTGCGAGTGCGCCGACGAATGCCCGCGATCTTCAAGGTGCAAATCAATTACGATCCGGGCATTCTTACCGGACCATGAGCCGCATCGCACATGTCGGGACATACCTGTTTACTCTGCAAGCCGCCGTCGATCAGACACAGTACGACCAATTGCTTAACCGGATCATGTTCCTTCTGGTTTGTTGCATTCCTGTTGGAGGTTGCCTTGCCGCTTTGGTTGGGCGTTGGATGAGCGGCAAAGTTTTGGCCCCGGTACACCGGATCACGGCCACGGCACAGACGATTGACGCCCGTCATTTGGAACTTCGGCTCAGCCTCCAGGGGAACGGCGACGAGCTCGACCAGCTGTCGAACACGATCAACTCCATGCTCGATCGCATCTCAGAGTCCTATGACCGCATCGCACAGTTCACAGCGGATGCATCGCATGAACTGCGCGCGCCTGTCGCGGTTGTGCGTTCCACTGCAGAGTTATTGCTGATGGATATCACTGACCGCACCCGCGTTCAGCGAGGGCTGAACGACATCGTAGAGGAGAGCGACTCTATGGCTCGTCTCCTTAGTGATCTACTCACACTTGCCCGCGGCGGGCTGGAGGAGTACACAGGCAACAAGGAGCTGTTCGACCTATCTGCTTCGGTTTCAGCCATGACTCCCCGAGCAAGAACACAAGCCGCATTGAAGAACATCAAGTTGATCTCGGAATCCAACGACGGGCCGCTTGCCGTACAAGGAAACCAGGTTGTCGCAGAGCGAGTGCTCATGATTCTCGTCGACAACGCGATTCGCTATACGCACTCGGGTGGAACCATTCGATTGACGACATGGCGCGAGGATCGGCGATGCGGATTCACAATTGTCGACTCTGGCATTGGAATCGCCAAGGAACACCGCGACAAGATCTTTGAGCGTTTCTACCGCGTAGACTCGGCGCGCACTCCGGGCGACGGCAGCAGTGGTCTGGGTCTGGCGATTGCAAAGAGTCTTCTTGATCTGCATGGCGGAAATATCCGTGTTGAAAGTGAACTCGGGAAGGGGTCTTCCTTTGAGGTCTCTTTTTCAGTTGCTTCGCATGAGGGGGAGCGCAACCTCATATCTCCCCCTCACGCTTAG
- a CDS encoding YncE family protein, which translates to MRLPSLLLAIGIAAPLMAQQSAPSYKVTHTSVLGGEGGWDYLVPDSANHRLFIARETRLMVIDQDSGKLSGEVQGINGAHGTAVATAFGHGFATSSEDKSVVMFDLKTLKVLKRIPAAEDADAILFDAPSGRVFSLNGDANSATVIDARTGSFIKNLPLGGKPEYGVSAGDGMIYANLEDKNEIVEIDGKTATVKRRWSTAPCTQPVSMAIDTAHHRLFSGCRGGKMAASDYLAGKVVATAPIGAGVDGGGYDPGTGNVFESNADGTLTVIHQDNPNQYHVVQTVTTPVGSRNMTVDPTSHRLFVAAAKFGPVLAGKKRGPVLTGSFSLLTIEPKP; encoded by the coding sequence ATGCGTCTTCCCTCTCTCTTGCTTGCAATCGGTATTGCAGCCCCACTCATGGCACAGCAGTCGGCTCCGTCCTATAAGGTGACGCACACCTCCGTTCTCGGGGGTGAAGGTGGATGGGATTACCTTGTCCCGGATTCGGCGAATCATCGCCTGTTCATTGCGCGCGAAACACGGCTCATGGTGATTGATCAGGATTCGGGAAAGCTGTCTGGAGAAGTGCAAGGGATCAATGGAGCGCATGGAACCGCGGTTGCAACTGCCTTTGGTCACGGCTTTGCCACTTCCAGTGAAGATAAGTCCGTCGTCATGTTCGACTTGAAGACGCTGAAGGTGCTCAAGCGCATCCCCGCGGCTGAGGACGCCGATGCCATCCTTTTTGACGCTCCGTCGGGTCGGGTATTCAGTCTGAATGGCGACGCGAACTCAGCCACCGTGATCGATGCTCGCACGGGAAGCTTCATAAAGAATCTGCCGCTCGGAGGTAAACCAGAGTATGGCGTTTCGGCGGGCGATGGCATGATCTATGCCAATCTTGAGGACAAGAACGAGATCGTCGAAATCGATGGCAAGACAGCGACGGTAAAGCGCCGCTGGTCCACCGCACCCTGCACACAGCCCGTTTCCATGGCGATTGATACCGCGCATCATCGCTTGTTCAGCGGGTGCCGCGGCGGCAAAATGGCCGCCTCGGACTACCTGGCAGGCAAGGTAGTCGCAACGGCACCCATCGGAGCCGGCGTTGACGGCGGCGGATACGACCCGGGAACGGGCAATGTCTTCGAATCAAATGCAGACGGCACACTTACGGTGATTCACCAGGACAATCCGAATCAATATCACGTTGTCCAGACCGTGACCACACCTGTTGGTTCGCGCAACATGACCGTCGATCCGACAAGCCATCGCCTGTTCGTCGCAGCTGCAAAGTTCGGACCTGTACTAGCGGGAAAGAAGCGCGGTCCAGTTCTTACTGGCTCCTTCAGCTTGTTGACAATTGAGCCGAAGCCATAG
- a CDS encoding cupin domain-containing protein, producing MVSKPPIVNLDTAPAYWFLNALHLVLALNEIGEGAYSLIHTTAPPDFETPYHLHHDEDEAFYILDGELTVILNGEKSVAGPGSYIFLPRGVPHGFRSSSNKNSHMLVHAIPGGKVGFVGMMLEMATPIQDRHTLPEPTPPDFKRLAELCEQNKISILGPLPR from the coding sequence ATGGTTTCCAAACCACCCATCGTCAATCTTGACACTGCACCTGCGTACTGGTTCCTTAACGCTCTTCATCTTGTCTTGGCTCTAAACGAAATAGGAGAAGGCGCATATTCTCTGATTCACACCACGGCACCGCCCGACTTCGAAACGCCCTACCACCTTCATCACGATGAAGACGAAGCGTTCTACATCCTTGACGGTGAGTTGACGGTCATTCTCAACGGAGAAAAGAGTGTGGCTGGGCCCGGAAGCTACATCTTCCTGCCTCGCGGCGTACCGCATGGATTTCGGAGCAGCAGTAACAAAAATTCCCATATGCTCGTCCATGCAATTCCCGGAGGCAAGGTTGGCTTCGTCGGGATGATGCTGGAGATGGCTACACCAATTCAAGACCGCCATACGTTGCCTGAACCCACGCCCCCAGACTTCAAGAGGCTTGCGGAACTCTGCGAACAGAATAAGATCAGCATCCTCGGTCCCCTTCCCCGTTGA
- a CDS encoding carboxypeptidase regulatory-like domain-containing protein, which translates to MRMLTVSALFLLPASLLGQSNVTGHVSDPSGASVAGAKIVVTSGGKQQAGISDASGNFQVQHVASGSYRVHVDAINGFTAYDRTFTVGRIPVHLLITLRIDSVAQEIVVAPEPDAVSLDNGNNRDQISADAALLQSVPVFDQNFVAALTPFLDQNTVGTGGVTIMVDGVERKTTGVSASAISEVRINSDPYSVETRQPGRGRIDIITKPGTPRIHGSLNFTFRDSVTDAKNYFATTRPFEQKRIYEGSITGPAALDHHTTFLLSGSRQEDNLQSIVHAVLPSGTFDANVPTPMHDTEFAARVSHDFSDANRVSFQYNVSDVVTRNLGVGGLVLPDAGTNQRVREDDVIFTQRIIITPSLLNQLQLFYEQDYGPTRSATNAPKVIVDGNFTGGGAQADALQNENNLKINDTVSWTHGRHYVTFGVNIPNLSRRAWHDDTNRLGTFSFASLGDYESGHPYSYTQQAGPGRSIFWMNELGAFIQDQLQVSKNLQVSFGLRYDWQTYFKAWNDFGPRASFAYRLKDAKTVLRGGLGMFFDRSGAAPEADLNKYNGVTLRAVTLLNPGYPNPYPTRSDIYSYPTNLVTLEPGGRVPYAVNYSLTLERQLMKGLTFAATYRGTQGIALLRSRNVNAPVPPQYSVVLAPAVGIVRQLESKGRQIGNTLDLTVQGKAGRWFSGMLLYTLSRTNNDTGGVTWFPANQYSMAGEYGRSDLDQRHRFNMLGSFNRDHWLNLGVAVKLYSALPYTETAGVDRYNTGLLNARPDGISRNTLRGGRVASLDVHWSKEAELRLKNGDVHPKLNFSVDAFNVTNTASFTSFVGNIRSTLFSQPTTAMQARRVQFGTGLTF; encoded by the coding sequence ATGCGGATGTTGACGGTCTCCGCGCTTTTCCTCCTGCCAGCCTCTCTCCTTGGGCAGTCCAATGTGACAGGACATGTGTCTGATCCATCGGGAGCGAGTGTTGCTGGCGCAAAGATCGTTGTCACTTCTGGCGGCAAACAACAGGCAGGAATTTCCGATGCAAGCGGAAACTTCCAAGTTCAACATGTTGCATCGGGTAGTTATCGCGTTCATGTAGATGCGATAAATGGGTTCACCGCTTATGACCGGACGTTTACTGTGGGAAGGATCCCCGTCCATCTGTTGATAACCCTTAGGATCGATTCGGTAGCGCAGGAAATTGTCGTTGCTCCGGAGCCGGATGCCGTATCACTCGACAATGGCAACAATCGCGACCAGATTAGCGCAGACGCGGCGTTGTTGCAGTCGGTTCCGGTCTTTGATCAGAATTTCGTTGCTGCGCTAACACCATTTCTTGATCAGAATACGGTCGGTACTGGTGGTGTCACCATCATGGTCGATGGCGTGGAGCGTAAGACCACCGGCGTATCAGCATCGGCGATCTCAGAAGTCCGCATCAATAGTGATCCATACAGCGTGGAGACGAGACAGCCGGGCCGTGGACGCATCGACATCATCACGAAGCCCGGAACGCCGCGAATCCATGGCAGCCTGAATTTCACGTTTCGAGATTCAGTGACCGATGCCAAAAACTATTTCGCCACGACAAGGCCATTCGAACAGAAGCGGATATACGAAGGTTCAATTACAGGCCCGGCCGCGCTCGATCACCACACAACATTTCTTCTTTCCGGAAGCCGACAGGAAGACAACCTCCAGTCGATTGTGCATGCGGTTCTGCCTTCTGGGACCTTTGATGCCAATGTTCCAACACCAATGCATGACACAGAGTTTGCGGCTCGCGTTTCGCATGACTTTTCGGATGCGAATCGCGTGTCCTTTCAATACAACGTCAGTGATGTGGTGACCCGAAACCTGGGGGTTGGCGGGCTTGTATTGCCCGATGCAGGCACAAATCAGAGAGTGCGTGAAGATGACGTGATCTTCACGCAACGCATCATCATCACGCCTTCATTGCTGAACCAATTGCAACTGTTCTACGAGCAGGATTATGGTCCGACTCGCAGCGCGACGAACGCTCCCAAAGTGATCGTGGATGGCAACTTCACAGGCGGCGGTGCGCAGGCAGATGCGTTGCAGAACGAAAACAATCTGAAGATCAACGACACCGTAAGTTGGACGCACGGGCGGCACTACGTCACCTTCGGCGTCAACATTCCCAACCTGAGTCGAAGGGCATGGCATGACGACACGAATCGCCTTGGGACGTTCAGCTTCGCGAGCCTTGGAGACTACGAAAGCGGCCATCCTTATTCCTACACGCAGCAGGCTGGTCCCGGGCGTTCGATCTTCTGGATGAATGAACTCGGTGCATTCATCCAGGATCAATTGCAAGTCAGCAAGAATCTTCAGGTGTCCTTCGGCCTTCGTTATGACTGGCAGACATACTTCAAAGCTTGGAATGATTTCGGACCGCGTGCCTCGTTCGCCTATCGATTGAAGGATGCGAAGACCGTGCTTCGTGGCGGTCTTGGAATGTTCTTTGACAGAAGCGGTGCTGCTCCAGAAGCGGATCTGAATAAGTACAACGGCGTGACTCTTCGGGCCGTTACCCTGCTTAATCCGGGATATCCCAATCCTTATCCAACGAGGTCGGATATCTATTCCTATCCCACAAATCTGGTCACGTTGGAGCCGGGTGGGCGAGTGCCCTATGCGGTGAACTACAGCCTGACGCTGGAGCGTCAATTGATGAAAGGGCTTACCTTTGCTGCGACCTATCGCGGTACACAAGGCATCGCGCTTTTACGTTCAAGAAATGTCAATGCGCCCGTGCCGCCTCAATACAGCGTTGTGCTTGCCCCCGCGGTTGGGATCGTGCGCCAGTTGGAATCGAAGGGAAGACAGATCGGCAACACGCTCGATCTGACTGTTCAGGGCAAGGCTGGCCGATGGTTTTCAGGAATGCTGCTGTACACGTTGAGCCGCACGAACAACGACACAGGCGGAGTGACCTGGTTTCCCGCAAATCAGTATTCCATGGCAGGCGAGTATGGTCGATCGGATCTGGATCAGCGTCATCGGTTCAACATGCTCGGGTCATTCAATCGTGACCATTGGCTAAACCTTGGTGTAGCCGTCAAGCTGTACTCCGCATTGCCTTATACGGAGACGGCTGGTGTAGACCGCTATAACACCGGACTTCTGAATGCGAGGCCAGATGGCATTTCGCGAAACACACTGCGGGGTGGCAGAGTGGCATCGTTGGACGTGCATTGGAGTAAGGAAGCAGAGTTAAGGCTAAAGAACGGCGACGTGCATCCTAAGCTGAATTTCTCTGTCGATGCATTCAACGTTACGAATACTGCATCGTTTACCTCCTTCGTCGGCAATATTCGTTCGACGTTATTTTCCCAACCCACTACAGCAATGCAGGCACGAAGGGTTCAGTTCGGAACCGGACTGACATTTTAG
- a CDS encoding NAD-dependent succinate-semialdehyde dehydrogenase, with translation MFTSINPATGVEVATYQEIDPVELERRLFLAASAFKSWRISPMTERQVLLSRIADNFEANKHRLAEMATIEMGKTYLSAVAEAVKCATAFRYYAQHGAELLQSTRTKLHNGKTAETVWLPLGAILGIMPWNFPYWQVARFIAPTIMAGNVGLLKHAPNVQGCAALIEEMVLAAGAPTGVFQNLPIPLSAVPDLIADDRVAAVTLTGSERAGCAVGAQAGGALKKVVLELGGSDPFIVMPSALLDEAVPQAVKARIQNTGQSCICGKRMIVHTDIYEEFLEKFVVAMKAVKAGDPMNPDIDMGPLSSLAQRDLILEQIEKAKQEGARLLVGGEVLEGKGAYLSAGVFVDVPTGSSLTREEIFGPVAIVFKANDIDEAIRIANDVPYGLGSSVWTNDPAEQERFAREIEAGMTAFNQILVSMPEVSFGGIKRSGHGRELGSLGLHEFMNAKTVLHSY, from the coding sequence ATGTTCACGAGCATCAATCCCGCCACAGGCGTCGAAGTGGCAACCTATCAAGAAATCGACCCTGTGGAATTGGAACGGCGCCTTTTCCTGGCTGCCTCTGCCTTCAAGTCCTGGCGGATTTCACCGATGACAGAGCGGCAGGTTTTGCTTTCCAGGATTGCAGATAATTTCGAGGCAAATAAGCATCGCCTTGCTGAGATGGCCACGATCGAGATGGGTAAGACGTATCTATCCGCAGTTGCTGAAGCCGTGAAGTGCGCCACGGCCTTTCGATACTATGCTCAACACGGTGCTGAGCTCTTGCAAAGCACAAGAACAAAATTACATAACGGCAAGACCGCTGAGACAGTATGGCTTCCGCTGGGAGCCATACTCGGGATCATGCCCTGGAACTTTCCATACTGGCAGGTTGCCAGGTTCATTGCTCCGACAATCATGGCTGGCAACGTGGGACTGTTGAAGCACGCTCCAAATGTCCAGGGGTGTGCAGCTCTCATTGAAGAGATGGTTCTGGCTGCCGGGGCACCGACTGGAGTCTTTCAGAATCTTCCTATTCCACTCTCAGCGGTTCCAGATTTGATTGCTGACGATCGCGTCGCTGCGGTAACCCTTACCGGCAGCGAACGAGCGGGCTGTGCCGTGGGAGCGCAAGCTGGGGGAGCGCTGAAGAAAGTTGTCCTTGAACTAGGGGGCTCCGATCCGTTCATCGTGATGCCTTCTGCGCTTCTTGATGAAGCTGTTCCTCAGGCAGTCAAGGCTCGAATTCAAAACACGGGACAGTCCTGCATCTGCGGCAAGCGGATGATTGTGCATACGGATATCTATGAAGAGTTTCTGGAGAAATTCGTCGTAGCAATGAAAGCGGTTAAAGCCGGAGATCCTATGAATCCAGACATCGACATGGGACCTCTTTCGAGCCTTGCGCAACGCGATTTGATCTTGGAGCAGATTGAGAAAGCGAAGCAGGAGGGTGCACGACTCCTCGTAGGCGGAGAAGTTCTTGAGGGCAAGGGAGCGTATCTATCTGCGGGAGTGTTCGTGGATGTGCCGACAGGCAGTTCTCTCACGCGGGAAGAAATCTTTGGACCTGTAGCGATTGTCTTCAAAGCGAACGATATCGATGAGGCGATTCGCATTGCGAATGATGTGCCGTATGGGCTCGGCTCTTCAGTCTGGACGAATGATCCAGCCGAGCAGGAGCGGTTTGCTCGTGAGATAGAAGCCGGGATGACTGCGTTCAATCAGATACTCGTGTCTATGCCAGAAGTTTCCTTTGGAGGCATCAAGCGATCTGGTCACGGCCGAGAGTTAGGTTCGCTGGGGCTGCACGAATTCATGAATGCCAAGACGGTACTACATTCGTACTAA
- a CDS encoding response regulator transcription factor encodes MEDDPKLSSVLKDALEKKSYRVTTVADGKEALELGRDFTFEFILLDAMLPGMDGFSIARELRKSGVAAHVLMLTARDAKSDIVRGLDCGVDDYLTKPFSFDELFARLRALARRGTASPQLIYEVGDLRMDAVTHAATRAGQAISLTRTEHLILEYLLRNPNVVLRRDAIINAVWGYETTVENNTLDAFMKQLRFKVDSGHETKLIQTVRGFGYKLTAGYP; translated from the coding sequence GTGGAGGACGATCCGAAGCTATCGTCCGTTTTGAAAGATGCGCTCGAAAAAAAGTCTTATCGGGTGACAACTGTCGCCGACGGTAAAGAGGCTTTAGAGCTCGGTAGAGACTTCACGTTCGAATTCATTCTCCTCGATGCGATGCTTCCGGGCATGGATGGCTTTTCTATCGCCAGGGAGCTTCGCAAGAGCGGCGTTGCCGCTCACGTGCTGATGCTGACCGCTCGCGACGCTAAGTCCGACATTGTTCGAGGTCTGGACTGCGGTGTGGATGACTATCTGACAAAACCATTTTCCTTTGACGAACTCTTCGCTCGACTACGTGCACTGGCGCGCCGAGGAACGGCGTCCCCGCAACTGATTTACGAGGTTGGCGATCTGAGGATGGACGCGGTCACTCATGCGGCAACTCGGGCCGGACAAGCCATCTCACTCACGCGAACCGAACATCTGATACTGGAATACCTACTGCGGAATCCCAACGTGGTATTGCGACGAGATGCCATTATCAATGCCGTGTGGGGATACGAAACGACCGTTGAGAACAACACGCTCGATGCATTCATGAAGCAGTTGCGATTCAAGGTGGACTCAGGTCACGAGACAAAACTGATTCAGACCGTTCGTGGCTTCGGCTACAAGCTGACTGCAGGCTATCCATGA
- a CDS encoding phosphatase PAP2 family protein, whose product MNLSKAATALLAVTSIAIPGLCQKPVPKPPQPTTFRFLNPADVNPVHLLPPPPKDGSEAQTREMDAVKHLIQTRTKERHDQAHWDASHEDTSPWQAAIGPDFDFNKFTATAKLLADVLNDQTVATSAAKNYFKRKFPVAAAMPGDTYGQWSCDDEDRKPESRPLRSYPSGHATMGFTFGVVLADLVPEKAQAILTRSNEYAYSREVCGDHYHSDVEAGHVLGTVLGTLLLHNEALKPELDAARQELRRAGITK is encoded by the coding sequence GTGAATCTAAGTAAGGCCGCAACTGCACTGCTTGCAGTAACTTCGATAGCTATTCCGGGATTGTGCCAGAAGCCGGTACCGAAGCCTCCTCAACCCACCACGTTCCGGTTTCTCAACCCCGCGGATGTGAATCCGGTGCATCTGCTTCCGCCGCCTCCCAAGGATGGATCTGAGGCGCAGACGCGTGAGATGGATGCGGTGAAACACCTTATCCAAACACGCACAAAAGAACGTCACGATCAGGCGCATTGGGACGCGAGCCATGAAGATACATCTCCCTGGCAGGCGGCAATCGGTCCGGATTTCGATTTCAATAAATTCACGGCTACGGCGAAGTTATTGGCGGACGTGTTGAATGATCAGACTGTCGCAACCAGCGCAGCAAAGAACTACTTCAAGCGGAAGTTTCCCGTTGCTGCTGCGATGCCCGGAGATACCTATGGCCAATGGAGCTGTGACGATGAAGATCGCAAGCCAGAGTCACGACCTTTGCGGTCGTATCCAAGTGGCCACGCCACTATGGGATTTACGTTTGGTGTTGTGTTAGCCGATCTCGTCCCCGAGAAGGCACAAGCGATTCTCACGCGTTCAAACGAGTATGCCTATAGCCGTGAGGTGTGCGGTGACCACTATCATTCCGATGTTGAAGCTGGTCACGTCCTTGGGACAGTGCTTGGAACGCTTCTGCTGCACAATGAAGCGCTGAAACCGGAACTCGATGCTGCGAGACAGGAACTTCGTCGGGCCGGTATCACGAAATAG
- a CDS encoding YncE family protein: MKKHCLNVLLCCATSVSPLLAQQATTATGAPLSPVNTFALPKLGVGNFDHLAVDITRNRLFVTPEEAKMIIVLDANAGTILHEVAVERPHALFYRPDTDRLYVTDGLDGSVRIFDANSFQQVERVPLWKDADAMGYDISKRTLYVASGGKDLGEKSSHLSVIDTATNRKVQDIAIEGETLEAMAMDVYRPKLYINNTARNTVTVVNRYTHSVIANWPLKSCTNNVAMALDEPHQRLFVGCRSKQIVVMDTNTGAELQTLPIHDGVDDLTFDPASHRIYASTNGFVEVFEQQDLDHYTSLGSVVSAEKARTSRLVPEWSKFFVAAPKSASSPARIFAFEPQNTPSPPAPKVEVKEAVNAPYALQILSEEMTQHPTLRKMGLHAIPPGQQAMVIIANVNETRIGVHTSASDFAATKEGKTAGPLIKDGQFFNMKMPLFDALGKTIGILVMEIPHTDVSTEEEAARMAESIRAEIARKIPTVSALFAHN, encoded by the coding sequence ATGAAAAAGCATTGTCTGAATGTTCTCTTGTGTTGTGCGACATCTGTAAGCCCACTGCTTGCGCAGCAAGCGACCACCGCAACGGGGGCGCCTCTTAGCCCCGTAAATACATTTGCTTTGCCAAAGCTCGGTGTGGGCAATTTCGATCACCTTGCCGTGGATATCACGCGAAACCGCCTCTTTGTTACACCGGAAGAAGCGAAAATGATTATCGTTCTCGATGCGAACGCTGGCACGATACTCCACGAGGTCGCAGTGGAGCGTCCACACGCGCTCTTCTATCGTCCAGACACGGATCGTCTCTACGTGACTGACGGTCTTGATGGTTCTGTGCGCATCTTCGACGCGAACAGTTTCCAGCAAGTGGAGCGTGTTCCATTGTGGAAGGACGCGGATGCGATGGGTTACGACATTTCAAAACGTACCCTTTATGTCGCAAGCGGAGGAAAGGATCTTGGAGAGAAGTCGTCTCACTTGAGTGTTATTGATACGGCAACGAACCGGAAAGTTCAGGACATTGCGATTGAAGGCGAAACCTTGGAAGCGATGGCCATGGATGTTTATCGTCCGAAGTTGTACATCAACAACACCGCCAGAAACACCGTTACGGTAGTCAATCGTTATACGCATTCCGTGATCGCGAATTGGCCATTGAAGTCCTGTACCAACAACGTTGCCATGGCTCTCGATGAGCCGCACCAGCGCCTCTTTGTAGGCTGCAGAAGCAAACAGATTGTCGTGATGGATACCAATACTGGTGCTGAACTGCAGACATTGCCTATACACGATGGCGTGGACGATCTGACGTTTGATCCGGCGTCGCACCGTATCTACGCTTCAACAAACGGATTTGTCGAGGTGTTCGAGCAGCAGGACCTTGATCACTACACGTCGTTGGGAAGTGTGGTTTCAGCGGAGAAGGCAAGGACATCTCGGTTAGTTCCAGAATGGAGCAAGTTCTTTGTAGCGGCACCAAAGAGTGCTTCATCACCGGCCCGCATCTTCGCGTTCGAGCCTCAAAATACACCTTCACCTCCTGCACCCAAAGTGGAGGTGAAGGAGGCTGTAAACGCGCCGTATGCTCTCCAGATCCTCTCTGAGGAGATGACGCAGCACCCGACTCTCCGCAAGATGGGCCTGCATGCAATTCCACCGGGGCAGCAGGCGATGGTGATCATTGCGAACGTGAATGAGACTCGCATTGGAGTACACACATCCGCAAGCGATTTTGCAGCAACCAAGGAAGGCAAGACCGCGGGACCTCTCATCAAGGACGGCCAGTTTTTCAATATGAAGATGCCGCTGTTTGATGCTCTGGGAAAGACCATCGGGATCCTGGTGATGGAGATCCCGCACACCGATGTATCAACCGAAGAAGAAGCGGCGCGAATGGCAGAAAGTATTCGCGCTGAAATCGCCAGGAAAATTCCTACTGTAAGTGCGTTGTTCGCTCACAACTAA